Proteins encoded by one window of Nocardia goodfellowii:
- the istB gene encoding IS21-like element helper ATPase IstB encodes MAAPSDTAKQIEYYANALKAPRIRDSAARLADQARDAGWTHEEYLAAVLSREVSSRESSGAEIRIRAAGFTARKAIEEFNFDHQPALKRDTIAHLGTAQFIAKAQNVVLLGPPGTGKTHLAIGLGIAAAHHGHRVLFATAVEWVTRLQTAHQQGRLAAELVKLRRYGLLIVDEVGYIPFEQDAANLFFQLVSSRYEHASLILTSNLPFSRWGDVFSDHVVAAAMIDRIVHHADVLTLKGNSYRLRNTEIDTLPSTRTDNTAD; translated from the coding sequence ATGGCCGCGCCGAGCGACACCGCCAAGCAGATCGAGTACTACGCCAACGCCTTGAAAGCGCCGCGGATCCGTGACAGCGCCGCACGGCTGGCCGACCAAGCCCGTGACGCCGGCTGGACCCACGAGGAATACCTCGCCGCGGTCCTGTCGCGGGAAGTATCGTCGCGCGAGTCCTCCGGCGCCGAAATCCGTATCCGCGCAGCGGGATTCACTGCCCGCAAAGCGATCGAGGAGTTCAACTTCGATCACCAGCCCGCTCTCAAACGCGACACTATCGCCCACCTGGGCACCGCCCAATTCATCGCCAAAGCCCAGAACGTGGTGCTGCTCGGACCGCCTGGCACCGGCAAAACCCACCTCGCGATCGGGCTCGGCATCGCCGCCGCCCACCACGGCCACCGCGTGTTGTTCGCCACCGCCGTCGAGTGGGTCACCCGCCTGCAAACCGCCCACCAACAGGGACGTTTGGCCGCCGAGCTGGTCAAGCTGCGCCGCTACGGGCTTTTGATCGTCGACGAGGTCGGCTACATCCCATTCGAACAAGACGCAGCGAACCTGTTCTTCCAATTGGTCTCCAGCCGTTACGAACACGCGTCATTGATCTTGACCTCGAACCTGCCGTTCTCCCGATGGGGAGACGTGTTCAGCGACCACGTCGTCGCCGCAGCCATGATCGACCGCATCGTCCACCACGCCGACGTGTTGACCTTGAAAGGCAACAGCTACCGACTCCGCAACACCGAAATCGACACACTCCCATCCACACGAACCGACAACACGGCAGACTAG
- the istA gene encoding IS21 family transposase → MQDWAQIRYLHTSEGLSRRAIAARLGLSRDTVARAIASESPPKYERVSGPSAFDPFEPHVRALLTEFPSMPASVIAERVGWSGSPSWFRKKIADLRPEYAPKDPADRLEYRPGDQAQCDLWFPPTRIPLGAGQFGAPPVLVMVASFSRFITAMMIPTRTTADLLAGMWALLSGQLGMVPRRLLWDNESGIGKGGHLATGVSAFTGMLGTRIVQCKPFDPESKGIVERVNGYLETSFLPGRAFASPADFNSQAAQWIPIANTRRVRRIAAAPAELIGTDRARMTALPPIAPTVGFAGQARLPRDYYLRVLGNDYSIDPTVIGRMIDIRADLNTVTARCDGLLVGSHRQASSKQRTITDPAHVDIAARLREAFGHKPSHHENCDGLVRDLADYDAVFGVDFDDTGVA, encoded by the coding sequence ACACGGTCGCCAGAGCGATCGCTTCGGAGTCGCCACCGAAGTACGAGCGGGTCTCGGGGCCCTCGGCGTTCGATCCGTTCGAACCCCACGTGCGGGCACTGCTGACGGAGTTTCCGTCGATGCCGGCCTCGGTGATCGCCGAGCGGGTCGGCTGGTCGGGATCGCCGTCGTGGTTCCGCAAGAAGATTGCCGATCTTCGCCCGGAATATGCGCCGAAAGATCCCGCCGACCGCCTCGAGTATCGGCCCGGTGATCAAGCTCAGTGTGATTTGTGGTTCCCGCCGACTCGGATTCCGTTGGGCGCCGGGCAGTTCGGGGCACCACCTGTTTTGGTGATGGTGGCTTCGTTCTCGCGGTTCATTACCGCGATGATGATCCCGACCCGCACCACCGCCGATCTCCTGGCCGGAATGTGGGCACTGCTGTCAGGGCAGTTGGGGATGGTTCCCCGAAGACTGTTGTGGGACAACGAATCCGGCATCGGCAAGGGCGGACACTTAGCGACCGGGGTGAGCGCGTTCACCGGGATGTTGGGCACCCGGATTGTTCAGTGCAAACCGTTCGACCCGGAATCGAAGGGCATCGTCGAACGCGTCAACGGCTATCTGGAAACCTCGTTCCTGCCCGGACGAGCCTTCGCCTCACCGGCTGATTTCAATTCTCAAGCGGCTCAATGGATTCCGATCGCGAACACGCGCCGGGTTCGGCGCATCGCTGCGGCACCGGCGGAGCTGATCGGCACCGACCGCGCCCGCATGACCGCGTTGCCGCCGATCGCGCCGACGGTCGGGTTCGCCGGGCAGGCCCGGCTCCCGCGCGACTACTACCTGCGTGTTCTGGGCAACGACTACTCGATCGACCCGACCGTGATCGGCCGGATGATCGATATCCGCGCCGATCTGAACACCGTCACCGCCCGCTGCGACGGATTGCTGGTCGGCTCCCACCGGCAGGCTTCGTCGAAACAGCGAACCATCACCGACCCCGCTCATGTCGATATCGCTGCCAGACTGAGAGAAGCGTTCGGGCACAAGCCATCTCACCACGAAAATTGCGACGGACTGGTCCGCGATCTCGCCGACTACGACGCCGTGTTCGGTGTCGATTTCGACGACACCGGGGTCGCGTGA
- a CDS encoding caspase family protein — MVDRERRLKAISIGVSNHAGMVELAFAQELVSQVSTALRKIDYEVVEVLADTMSSAEVGARIVDVMKACAVDDLLIVHVLSHGELAEGDGTVYVLGSDGVKDPALDVDQWLKYVQLRGLRTLFLLDLCYSGTAARLPWQYRIDADQTRGWVIAACQPDQAAYDGRFSQALVAVLNGLRANEFDVDATMRYVPVTTVARALRQEVQRLSVEADSYSQTVTATLQDISTDPQLHFFANVGYTDNKHTWMRAGLNPGLRPFLDELDEGLDARHFLDRAAGIGRLTDRMVGCFSGRKKQLVGLSAWMDQPRAGGICVVTGSPGAGKSALLGIMVCAAHPVLRRPTKMLWDDVERTPYQVDNLAAVHARQRGVAAIVRSVANQLGLDEGRGMEDLLRQLRSSKKPPPVIVVDAVDEAQNPMAVLHEFLLPLAKSERADGGPVARLLAGFRPYSQLRPLLDLAQKQDQLYDLDEVTVDVLEEDLYKYVTTLLRTVASYRQSGGGAVGAFAAEVARILSCLHGGGPFLVAGLYTRHLVSSFPDARTLSADAALRLGRAVPHSLPSVLEIDLAARADQPFVRPVLTALARAREQGMPVTVLARIAACFCEGKKISLAEVRQALTEAKFYIRQSSDVDGTTVYRLFHQALVDHLWQPADLLDSMLDPLGPTNDRDWAAAEPYVLQHVLAEAGSRSHEILSDPGFLLLPGTVERLSGCAAAPESLIELVRTLDQTPTRYSLALAAARVGAQDLAKRTSRSLPWQPLWSREGFYWNPLKTLQSQSFSGIRSIAVTNDGLTLAWSGADHTVATWLATEEIQTRIPLTIDGAGIVAMSGSGRCFAVASDCDGLVEVVPDNIESNWTGHVGTLAVEPAGANIIVMHRDGSGWLKTGDGPWWSFDTGLTADCWAVAWGSDPAVFASLGSTIHRWDLATMTSQVIQVMSAAAVELRVSAGGQTLACRDNTGRVVVMQNNELRWKSDVHEWISPTALAVSADGEWLAVGDDEGIVSLYCVDSATPVETRPAHSAPVSCIAISSNGTTVASGDEDGVLSTWWTRGYRPPGFEVQQVTACQDIGETAQGALPMRKHHLLVGDGGGSVYLVDPESGQAGPPQFSGQSPVFMLGTQSVGDKAFGRVFWDDGQTVAWDPSTGKVLGASNWDGFADKAQISAGQRTLCIGDRVFEIRVESAGVVLLQNIVTPSECIRLPGAHKGVAVVVRAGTLHGRPTVYTGAADGSVRIWLVDDIGSPYVITVPGAVHCMDLTDDGYLLVGAERELIAFHYNEDGSA, encoded by the coding sequence TTGGTTGATCGCGAACGTCGTTTGAAGGCAATCAGCATCGGCGTCAGCAACCACGCTGGAATGGTTGAGCTGGCGTTCGCCCAAGAGTTGGTCAGCCAGGTGTCGACGGCGCTGCGGAAGATCGACTATGAGGTTGTTGAGGTTCTAGCCGACACGATGAGTTCCGCCGAGGTCGGGGCCCGGATCGTCGATGTGATGAAGGCGTGCGCCGTAGATGATCTACTGATCGTGCATGTGCTCAGCCACGGCGAACTCGCCGAAGGTGACGGCACCGTCTACGTGCTGGGTTCGGATGGGGTGAAGGATCCGGCACTCGACGTGGACCAGTGGCTGAAATACGTTCAGCTCCGCGGACTACGCACTTTGTTCTTGCTGGATCTGTGCTACTCCGGCACTGCGGCACGACTGCCGTGGCAGTACCGCATCGACGCCGACCAGACCCGGGGATGGGTGATTGCTGCCTGCCAGCCAGACCAGGCCGCCTATGACGGCCGGTTCAGTCAAGCGCTGGTCGCCGTGTTGAACGGGTTGCGGGCTAACGAGTTCGATGTCGATGCGACCATGCGCTATGTCCCTGTGACCACTGTTGCCCGCGCCTTACGACAGGAGGTCCAGCGGCTGTCTGTCGAGGCCGACTCCTACAGCCAAACGGTCACCGCGACCCTCCAGGACATCAGTACGGACCCGCAACTGCACTTCTTCGCGAACGTCGGATACACGGACAACAAGCACACCTGGATGAGAGCCGGGCTGAACCCGGGGCTTCGTCCGTTCCTGGACGAACTGGACGAGGGCCTCGACGCTCGACATTTTCTGGATCGGGCTGCCGGTATCGGCCGCTTGACCGACCGGATGGTGGGTTGTTTCAGTGGGCGCAAGAAACAACTGGTCGGCCTGTCGGCGTGGATGGATCAGCCCCGAGCCGGGGGTATTTGCGTAGTCACGGGCAGTCCCGGTGCTGGTAAATCCGCCCTGCTGGGAATTATGGTTTGTGCAGCTCACCCGGTTCTGCGGCGACCAACCAAGATGCTCTGGGACGACGTCGAACGCACGCCATACCAGGTGGACAACCTCGCGGCCGTCCATGCACGACAGCGTGGGGTCGCAGCGATCGTCCGGTCGGTCGCCAACCAGCTCGGTCTTGACGAAGGCCGAGGGATGGAGGATTTGTTGCGGCAACTGCGTTCCAGCAAAAAGCCGCCGCCAGTGATCGTTGTGGACGCTGTGGACGAAGCTCAGAACCCGATGGCGGTGCTCCATGAGTTCCTGTTGCCGCTCGCCAAGTCTGAGCGGGCCGACGGCGGTCCCGTGGCCCGCCTGTTGGCTGGGTTTCGCCCCTATAGTCAGTTGCGACCGCTGTTGGACCTCGCCCAGAAACAAGATCAGCTCTACGACCTGGACGAGGTGACAGTAGACGTTCTTGAGGAGGACCTCTACAAGTACGTCACCACCCTGCTGCGGACAGTCGCTAGCTATAGGCAGTCTGGTGGCGGCGCCGTCGGAGCGTTCGCCGCAGAGGTGGCGCGCATACTTTCCTGCCTGCACGGCGGGGGCCCGTTTTTGGTCGCTGGCCTTTACACCCGACACCTCGTTAGCTCATTTCCTGATGCTCGTACACTTTCGGCCGACGCGGCCCTACGACTGGGCAGAGCGGTGCCGCACTCCCTTCCAAGCGTGCTGGAGATCGACCTTGCCGCGCGCGCAGATCAACCATTTGTACGGCCGGTTCTCACCGCGCTTGCACGCGCACGCGAGCAGGGCATGCCGGTCACCGTGCTCGCCCGAATCGCTGCTTGCTTTTGTGAAGGTAAGAAAATTTCGCTGGCGGAGGTGCGTCAGGCTCTGACCGAGGCAAAGTTCTATATTCGGCAGTCATCCGACGTCGACGGAACCACCGTATACCGGCTGTTTCACCAGGCTCTCGTCGATCACCTGTGGCAGCCCGCCGATCTACTCGACTCGATGCTCGATCCACTGGGCCCCACAAACGACCGCGACTGGGCAGCCGCCGAGCCGTATGTGTTGCAGCATGTGTTGGCCGAGGCCGGCAGCCGGAGCCACGAGATCCTTTCTGACCCGGGCTTTCTGCTTCTGCCGGGTACCGTGGAACGGCTGTCAGGATGCGCTGCGGCACCGGAATCATTGATCGAGCTCGTTCGCACGCTGGACCAAACCCCGACGCGTTATTCGTTGGCACTAGCCGCCGCACGTGTGGGTGCACAGGATCTGGCAAAGCGGACGTCCCGGTCCCTCCCGTGGCAACCTCTATGGTCGCGGGAAGGCTTCTACTGGAATCCGCTGAAAACCCTACAATCACAGAGTTTTTCGGGTATCCGATCGATCGCGGTAACCAATGATGGCCTCACCTTGGCATGGTCTGGTGCGGACCATACCGTCGCAACATGGCTCGCCACCGAGGAGATTCAGACACGGATCCCCTTAACCATCGATGGCGCAGGCATTGTAGCCATGTCTGGCAGCGGCAGATGCTTCGCGGTTGCTAGCGACTGCGACGGATTGGTCGAAGTCGTCCCGGACAACATCGAATCGAACTGGACAGGGCATGTCGGCACCCTGGCTGTGGAACCGGCTGGAGCGAATATCATTGTAATGCACCGCGATGGCAGCGGTTGGCTGAAAACTGGCGATGGGCCGTGGTGGAGTTTCGATACCGGGCTGACCGCAGATTGCTGGGCGGTGGCGTGGGGGAGCGATCCTGCTGTGTTCGCCAGTCTAGGGTCCACCATCCATCGGTGGGATCTGGCAACAATGACCAGCCAAGTCATACAGGTAATGTCTGCGGCTGCGGTTGAGCTTCGCGTATCAGCCGGAGGCCAGACACTCGCGTGCCGTGACAACACCGGCCGCGTAGTGGTCATGCAGAACAACGAACTGAGATGGAAGTCCGACGTCCACGAATGGATTTCTCCAACGGCACTGGCGGTGAGCGCCGATGGAGAATGGCTCGCCGTCGGCGATGACGAAGGCATAGTGTCGCTGTATTGCGTGGATTCGGCCACCCCGGTCGAGACGAGACCAGCGCACAGCGCACCAGTCTCTTGCATCGCGATCAGCAGTAACGGCACGACTGTGGCCTCCGGTGACGAAGACGGCGTATTGAGCACATGGTGGACTCGCGGCTATCGACCGCCTGGTTTCGAAGTTCAACAGGTGACCGCATGCCAGGATATAGGCGAAACCGCTCAGGGCGCGTTGCCGATGCGCAAACACCACTTGTTGGTCGGAGACGGTGGCGGGTCCGTATACTTGGTCGATCCCGAGTCGGGCCAAGCCGGGCCACCGCAGTTCAGCGGACAGTCCCCCGTGTTCATGCTCGGCACTCAGAGTGTCGGCGATAAAGCCTTCGGCAGGGTGTTCTGGGACGACGGCCAGACCGTCGCATGGGATCCGTCGACGGGGAAGGTTCTAGGGGCGTCCAATTGGGATGGCTTCGCCGACAAGGCGCAGATTTCGGCAGGCCAGCGCACGTTGTGCATCGGAGACCGAGTATTCGAGATCCGCGTCGAAAGCGCAGGTGTTGTCCTGCTGCAGAACATTGTCACGCCCTCGGAATGTATCCGACTGCCCGGGGCGCACAAGGGGGTGGCTGTTGTCGTTCGCGCCGGAACGCTGCACGGACGGCCAACTGTGTACACCGGGGCCGCGGACGGTTCAGTTCGGATCTGGCTCGTAGACGACATCGGGTCTCCGTATGTGATCACTGTACCCGGGGCCGTGCACTGCATGGACCTCACCGATGACGGCTACCTGCTGGTAGGCGCCGAACGCGAGCTGATCGCATTTCACTACAACGAGGACGGATCGGCATGA